In one Streptomyces venezuelae genomic region, the following are encoded:
- a CDS encoding gas vesicle protein K, giving the protein MSTELDAARAEADRLRAEADRLRAEADRLRAEADRMCPETGTETGTEAGTEAERNTDRRKRVDLAPDTVERDLVKLVLTIVELLRQLMERQAVRRFDTGELTEDQEERIGLTLMLLEDRMAELRGRYGLRPEDLNLDLGPLGPLLPRE; this is encoded by the coding sequence ATGAGCACAGAACTGGATGCCGCACGCGCGGAAGCGGACCGCCTGCGTGCGGAGGCGGATCGCTTGCGTGCGGAGGCGGATCGCCTGCGTGCGGAAGCGGACCGCATGTGTCCGGAGACGGGAACGGAGACGGGAACGGAGGCGGGAACGGAGGCGGAGCGGAACACCGACCGCCGCAAGCGCGTGGACCTCGCCCCCGACACCGTCGAGCGGGACCTGGTGAAACTGGTCCTGACCATCGTCGAACTGCTGCGTCAGCTGATGGAGAGGCAGGCCGTGCGCCGCTTCGACACCGGCGAGCTCACCGAGGACCAGGAGGAGCGGATCGGCCTCACGCTGATGCTCCTGGAGGACCGGATGGCCGAGCTCCGGGGGCGGTACGGGCTGCGTCCCGAGGACCTCAACCTGGACCTCGGACCGCTGGGCCCGCTGCTCCCCAGGGAGTGA
- a CDS encoding gas vesicle protein has product MTVVERREVALVDLLDRLLAGGVVIAGDVTLRIADVDLVRIDLNALISSVNEQVPSPWPELE; this is encoded by the coding sequence ATGACCGTCGTCGAACGCAGGGAAGTCGCCCTGGTCGATCTGCTCGACCGGCTCCTCGCGGGCGGCGTGGTCATCGCGGGCGACGTCACTCTGCGGATCGCGGACGTCGACCTCGTGCGCATCGACCTGAACGCCCTGATCAGCTCGGTCAACGAGCAGGTGCCCTCGCCGTGGCCGGAGTTGGAGTGA
- a CDS encoding GvpL/GvpF family gas vesicle protein — translation MNAANADPHGGGPHHDDLRYVYAVCRPLAAPLAADLTGVGGVPPRQLVHGDLVALVGPVPERDFAEAPLRAHLEDLDWLSETARAHQRVIDALTTVTCPLPLRLATVFRDDSGVRAMLEDGAERFHRVLDRIDGRVEWGVKVYMENAQDAEDTPSEASDAPRSGRDYLRRRRSQRTAQEENWQQAEGFGRELHERLAERADDCRLHAPQNSELSRVPGRNVLNAAYLVSRTHSEEFVELVDRTKDEGAGTSRLRVELTGPWAAYSFTGDANDEEDATA, via the coding sequence GTGAACGCCGCGAACGCTGACCCGCACGGCGGCGGACCGCACCACGACGACCTGCGGTACGTCTACGCGGTCTGCCGCCCCCTCGCCGCGCCGCTCGCCGCCGACCTCACCGGGGTCGGCGGCGTGCCGCCCCGGCAGCTCGTCCACGGGGACCTGGTCGCCCTGGTCGGCCCGGTGCCGGAGCGGGACTTCGCGGAAGCGCCCCTGCGCGCCCACCTCGAAGACCTGGACTGGCTCTCCGAGACGGCCCGCGCCCACCAGCGCGTGATCGACGCGCTCACCACGGTGACCTGCCCGCTGCCGCTGCGCCTCGCGACCGTCTTCCGGGACGACAGCGGCGTACGCGCGATGCTGGAGGACGGCGCGGAGCGGTTCCACCGCGTCCTCGACCGCATCGACGGGCGCGTGGAGTGGGGCGTGAAGGTGTACATGGAGAACGCGCAGGACGCCGAGGACACCCCGTCCGAGGCGTCCGACGCGCCCCGCTCCGGGCGTGACTACCTGCGCCGCCGGCGCAGTCAGCGCACGGCGCAGGAGGAGAACTGGCAGCAGGCCGAGGGTTTCGGCCGGGAGCTGCACGAGCGGCTCGCGGAGCGGGCCGACGACTGCCGGCTGCATGCCCCGCAGAACTCGGAGCTGTCCCGCGTGCCGGGCCGCAACGTGCTCAACGCGGCCTATCTGGTGTCCCGCACGCACTCCGAGGAGTTCGTCGAGCTCGTGGACCGCACCAAGGACGAGGGCGCAGGGACGAGCAGGCTCCGGGTGGAGCTGACGGGGCCGTGGGCGGCGTACTCCTTCACGGGTGACGCGAACGACGAGGAGGACGCGACCGCATGA
- a CDS encoding gas vesicle protein, producing MTVSPGGGGLPGPYGSGGGGANLADILERVLDKGIVIAGDIKINLLDIELLTIKLRLIVASIDKAKEMGIDWWEDDPALSSGARRAELSRENAELRQRLAELEERDALEPAETKAEAETKAKAGTRARTKASEETRERRER from the coding sequence ATGACGGTCTCACCCGGCGGCGGTGGCCTCCCCGGCCCGTACGGCAGCGGCGGTGGCGGGGCCAACCTCGCCGACATCCTTGAACGTGTCCTCGACAAGGGCATCGTCATCGCCGGTGACATCAAGATCAACCTGCTCGACATCGAACTGCTCACCATCAAGCTCCGCCTGATCGTGGCCTCGATCGATAAGGCCAAGGAAATGGGCATCGACTGGTGGGAGGACGACCCGGCGCTCTCCTCCGGAGCGCGCCGTGCCGAACTCTCGCGGGAGAACGCCGAGTTGAGGCAGCGTCTGGCGGAGCTCGAGGAGCGGGACGCCCTTGAGCCGGCCGAGACGAAGGCCGAGGCCGAGACGAAGGCCAAGGCCGGGACGCGGGCCAGGACCAAGGCCAGTGAGGAGACACGTGAACGCCGCGAACGCTGA
- a CDS encoding SRPBCC family protein, with the protein MADSPLSNITKSPAADRLKEEAQAYLMAQAERMLVGVGHKLGDATVKLNDIADGKSPGFGKLAAQAGKKVAEGKGPVRSALELGGSHLKDKVTDAFKGLGGGKRKKGGAGQKPTVILEYIDVGVPLRDAYDQWTQYQEFSTFAKGVKGATVASDTDSDWQLKVFWSSRSWKAHTTEQVPDQRITWTSEGGKGTTKGVVTFHSLAENLTRVLLIIEYYPKGLFEKTGNIWRAQGRRARLDLKHFARHITMRGEASDGWRGEIRDGEVVRSHDDAVAEEEEEREAQDQAQDDEVQDERGAESDEQPESEYDEPEEDEAYEEGEHEDEPADEYEDEEDVPEEELEDEPEAEYEDEEEPESEDEPESEYEEDEPEADDEKQREYAGSAGGGRDRR; encoded by the coding sequence ATGGCTGACTCGCCCCTGAGCAACATCACGAAGAGTCCCGCTGCCGACCGCCTCAAGGAGGAGGCGCAGGCCTACCTCATGGCGCAGGCGGAGCGCATGCTCGTCGGCGTCGGACACAAGCTCGGTGACGCCACCGTCAAGCTCAACGACATCGCGGACGGCAAGAGCCCCGGCTTCGGCAAGCTCGCCGCGCAGGCGGGCAAGAAGGTCGCCGAGGGCAAGGGCCCGGTGCGCAGCGCGCTGGAACTCGGCGGCAGCCACCTGAAGGACAAGGTCACCGACGCCTTCAAGGGCCTCGGCGGCGGCAAGCGCAAGAAGGGCGGCGCGGGCCAGAAGCCGACGGTCATCCTGGAGTACATCGACGTCGGCGTGCCGCTGCGCGACGCATACGACCAGTGGACCCAGTACCAGGAGTTCTCCACCTTCGCCAAGGGCGTCAAGGGCGCCACCGTGGCGAGCGACACCGACTCCGACTGGCAGCTCAAGGTCTTCTGGTCCAGCCGCAGCTGGAAGGCGCACACCACCGAGCAGGTGCCGGACCAGCGCATCACCTGGACCTCCGAGGGCGGCAAGGGGACGACGAAGGGTGTCGTCACCTTCCACTCGCTCGCCGAGAACCTCACCCGGGTGCTGCTGATCATCGAGTACTACCCGAAGGGCCTCTTCGAGAAGACCGGCAACATCTGGCGCGCCCAGGGCCGCCGGGCCCGCCTGGACCTCAAGCACTTCGCACGGCACATCACGATGCGCGGCGAGGCGAGCGACGGCTGGCGCGGCGAGATCCGCGACGGCGAGGTCGTCCGCAGCCACGACGACGCGGTGGCCGAGGAAGAGGAGGAGCGCGAGGCGCAGGACCAGGCGCAGGACGACGAGGTGCAGGACGAGCGCGGCGCCGAGTCCGACGAGCAGCCCGAGTCCGAGTACGACGAGCCCGAAGAGGACGAGGCGTACGAAGAGGGCGAGCACGAGGACGAGCCGGCCGACGAGTACGAGGACGAGGAGGACGTCCCCGAGGAGGAGCTCGAGGACGAGCCCGAGGCCGAGTACGAGGACGAGGAGGAGCCGGAGTCCGAGGACGAGCCGGAGTCCGAGTACGAAGAGGACGAGCCCGAGGCCGACGACGAGAAGCAGCGTGAGTACGCCGGGTCGGCCGGCGGCGGGCGGGACCGTCGATGA
- a CDS encoding DNA primase has product MNRLAVGLAVGAGYVLGRTKKAKFAFAVGSMVAGKRLNLSPKALGQMVTQQLENNPQFKEIGDQLRQDLRGVGKAATGSLLNRQLEGLADRLHDRTLGVQDRISGVVPDEVKGGDDKRDREADDDADDAYDDEEPENERDADADAESDDETRSGERRKKAPAKRSAPKTGAKTASKTAAKKAPAKKTAQQTARKTAQKKTAAASRGTARRATSSARSGGGRTKGGSDNG; this is encoded by the coding sequence ATGAACCGACTTGCAGTAGGCCTGGCCGTGGGCGCGGGATACGTTCTCGGGCGCACGAAGAAGGCGAAGTTCGCGTTCGCCGTCGGCAGCATGGTGGCGGGCAAGCGGCTCAACCTGAGCCCCAAGGCGCTGGGCCAGATGGTGACCCAGCAGCTGGAGAACAACCCGCAGTTCAAGGAGATCGGCGACCAGCTTCGCCAGGACCTGCGGGGCGTGGGCAAGGCCGCCACCGGATCCCTCCTCAACCGCCAGCTGGAAGGCCTCGCCGACCGGCTGCACGACCGCACCCTCGGTGTCCAGGACCGCATATCCGGCGTCGTGCCGGACGAGGTCAAGGGCGGCGACGACAAGCGGGACCGCGAGGCGGACGACGACGCCGACGACGCCTACGACGACGAAGAACCCGAGAACGAACGGGACGCGGACGCCGACGCGGAATCCGATGACGAGACCCGGTCCGGGGAGCGGCGCAAGAAGGCGCCGGCCAAGAGGAGCGCGCCGAAGACGGGCGCGAAGACCGCGTCGAAGACGGCCGCGAAGAAGGCTCCGGCGAAGAAGACCGCGCAGCAGACGGCCCGCAAGACCGCCCAGAAGAAGACGGCCGCCGCGTCCCGCGGGACCGCCCGCAGGGCCACCTCGTCGGCCCGTTCGGGCGGCGGCAGGACGAAGGGAGGCAGCGACAATGGCTGA
- a CDS encoding gas vesicle protein GvpG, whose translation MGLIGELLMLPLAPARGSLWVLRQVVDEAERQYYDPSAIRRELSRLEELLEAGEIDEAEFERCEDQLLDRLQQSTGQDF comes from the coding sequence ATGGGGCTCATAGGAGAACTGCTCATGCTGCCTCTGGCCCCTGCCCGTGGCTCCCTCTGGGTGCTCAGGCAGGTGGTCGACGAGGCGGAGCGGCAGTACTACGACCCCTCGGCGATCCGTCGTGAACTCTCCCGCCTCGAAGAGCTCCTGGAGGCGGGAGAGATCGACGAAGCCGAGTTCGAGCGGTGCGAGGACCAGCTCCTTGACCGACTGCAGCAGAGCACAGGACAGGACTTCTGA
- a CDS encoding GvpL/GvpF family gas vesicle protein — MTTYVYGIASSSHPALPDGMEGIGRPALPVRVLKNGDLAAIVSDAPEDLKPKRRDLLAHQNVLSEAGAAGSVLPMRFGSLAPDDETVVSVLGERAGHYEERLRTLDGKVEYNVKATHHEEAVLHQVLAENPDLRAMVEANQRAGGGSHEQKLQLGEAITNGVRAREQSDAVEVRRALEPTAEAVGDGPEGTGWLANISFLVDRKTSEGFLSAVEELKATQPHLDLRVHGPLPPYSFVDPGPSEPAE; from the coding sequence ATGACCACGTACGTCTACGGCATCGCGAGCAGCTCCCACCCGGCGCTGCCGGACGGCATGGAGGGCATCGGTCGACCGGCGCTCCCCGTGCGCGTCCTGAAGAACGGCGACCTCGCGGCGATCGTGAGCGACGCCCCCGAGGACCTCAAGCCCAAGCGGCGCGACCTGCTCGCGCACCAGAACGTCCTGTCGGAGGCCGGCGCGGCAGGGTCCGTGCTCCCGATGCGCTTCGGCAGCCTCGCCCCGGACGACGAGACGGTCGTCTCCGTACTGGGGGAGCGGGCCGGTCACTACGAGGAGCGGCTGCGCACCCTCGACGGCAAGGTCGAGTACAACGTGAAGGCCACCCACCACGAGGAGGCCGTCCTGCACCAGGTGCTCGCCGAGAACCCGGACCTGCGGGCGATGGTCGAGGCCAACCAGCGTGCGGGCGGCGGCTCCCACGAGCAGAAGCTGCAACTGGGCGAGGCGATCACCAACGGCGTGCGGGCCCGCGAGCAGAGCGACGCCGTCGAGGTGCGGCGCGCACTGGAACCGACGGCCGAGGCGGTCGGCGACGGGCCCGAGGGCACCGGCTGGCTGGCGAACATCTCGTTCCTCGTGGACCGCAAGACGTCCGAGGGATTCCTCTCGGCGGTCGAGGAACTCAAGGCCACGCAGCCGCACTTGGACCTGCGGGTGCACGGCCCGCTGCCCCCTTACAGCTTCGTCGACCCGGGGCCTTCCGAGCCCGCGGAGTGA
- a CDS encoding gas vesicle structural protein GvpA yields the protein MTVVPAQQSGGGGGTSGLYDVVELILDRGLVIDAFVRVSLVGIEILKIDVRVVVASVDTYLRFAEACNRLDLETGQKKDPGLPGLVGEITESGAKGKSKGALSGAAETISDAFKQSREEGERQSEERPRARRSTSRRKEEQE from the coding sequence ATGACCGTAGTCCCGGCACAACAGTCCGGCGGCGGAGGCGGCACGAGTGGCCTGTACGACGTCGTGGAGCTCATCCTCGACCGAGGACTCGTCATCGACGCCTTCGTACGCGTTTCGCTGGTCGGCATCGAGATCCTGAAGATCGATGTCCGTGTCGTCGTCGCGAGCGTCGACACCTACCTCCGGTTCGCCGAGGCGTGCAACCGTCTCGACCTGGAGACCGGACAGAAGAAGGACCCCGGCCTGCCCGGCCTCGTCGGCGAGATCACGGAGTCCGGCGCCAAGGGCAAGTCGAAGGGCGCGCTCTCCGGAGCCGCCGAGACCATATCGGACGCTTTCAAACAGTCCCGTGAAGAAGGCGAGCGTCAGAGCGAGGAGCGGCCGAGGGCCCGCCGCTCGACCTCCCGCCGGAAGGAGGAGCAGGAATGA
- a CDS encoding gas vesicle protein, with protein MANTPRKTTDSKTTDEKASSSEKESLPGPMAVLRNAREQLAELTGMTPESVSSFERTEDGWLLEIEVLELSRVPDTMSLLASYEVQLDPQGELTGYRRLRRYERGRSEPRGTGG; from the coding sequence ATGGCCAATACACCCCGTAAAACCACAGACAGCAAGACAACGGATGAAAAGGCATCGAGCAGCGAGAAGGAATCGCTGCCGGGCCCCATGGCAGTCCTCCGCAACGCGCGTGAGCAGCTCGCCGAGCTGACCGGCATGACCCCCGAATCGGTGTCGTCGTTCGAACGCACCGAGGACGGCTGGCTGCTGGAGATAGAGGTTCTGGAGCTCTCCCGTGTCCCCGACACGATGAGCCTCCTCGCGAGCTACGAGGTGCAGCTCGACCCGCAGGGCGAGCTCACCGGCTACCGACGGCTGCGCCGCTACGAGCGCGGACGTTCGGAGCCCCGCGGAACGGGCGGCTAG
- the ligD gene encoding non-homologous end-joining DNA ligase translates to MNDVRTVRAGRRTVELHRPQKVLFPVTDAKGRSKDKGTNGDGGGSGLTKADLFDYYRSVAPFMLPHLRDRPLMLERHPDGVEGPRFMQKDTPDHYPDWITRAEVAKQDGTVTHTVCDDTATLLFLADQACVTLHRWLSRTGRIDRPDRLVFDLDPAEDDFASVRDAARLLGELLDQMNLPSALMTTGSRGLHVIVPLNGHHDFDDARAFAKDVADTLAEAHPERLTTAPRKKDRGDRLYLDVQRNGYAQTAVAPFSVRAAPGAPVAVPIAWEQLDDPAVHARSWTIDTAVEQARTEPWAGVLRSGRALGPARRKLRALRG, encoded by the coding sequence ATGAACGACGTACGGACGGTACGGGCCGGCCGTCGCACCGTGGAGCTGCACCGGCCGCAGAAGGTCCTCTTCCCGGTCACCGACGCCAAGGGCAGGAGCAAGGACAAGGGCACGAACGGGGACGGCGGCGGCTCGGGCCTGACCAAGGCGGACCTCTTCGACTACTACCGGTCCGTCGCGCCGTTCATGCTGCCCCACCTGCGCGACCGTCCCCTCATGCTGGAGCGGCATCCGGACGGCGTCGAGGGCCCCCGCTTCATGCAGAAGGACACACCGGACCACTATCCGGACTGGATCACCCGCGCCGAGGTGGCCAAGCAGGACGGCACGGTCACCCACACCGTGTGCGACGACACGGCGACGCTCCTCTTCCTGGCCGACCAGGCCTGCGTCACCCTGCACCGCTGGCTCTCCCGGACGGGCCGGATCGACCGCCCCGACCGGCTCGTCTTCGACCTGGACCCCGCCGAGGACGACTTCGCGTCGGTGCGCGACGCCGCCCGTCTCCTCGGCGAGCTCCTCGACCAGATGAACCTGCCGTCCGCCCTCATGACGACGGGCTCGCGCGGCCTGCACGTCATCGTGCCCCTCAACGGCCACCACGACTTCGACGACGCCCGCGCCTTCGCCAAGGACGTCGCCGACACCCTCGCCGAGGCCCACCCCGAGCGGCTCACCACGGCGCCGCGCAAGAAGGACCGCGGCGACCGGCTCTACCTCGACGTGCAGCGCAACGGGTACGCGCAGACGGCCGTCGCCCCGTTCTCCGTGCGGGCGGCGCCCGGGGCACCGGTCGCCGTGCCCATCGCCTGGGAGCAGCTCGACGACCCCGCGGTGCACGCCCGCAGCTGGACCATCGACACCGCCGTGGAGCAGGCCCGCACCGAGCCCTGGGCCGGTGTCCTGCGCTCGGGACGCGCCCTCGGGCCCGCCCGCCGGAAGCTGCGGGCGCTCCGCGGCTGA